The Engystomops pustulosus chromosome 4, aEngPut4.maternal, whole genome shotgun sequence genome contains a region encoding:
- the LOC140128656 gene encoding olfactory receptor 11L1-like → MPETAGSGREVEFEPTGKMGEMDGWDTYESAVRQEKFERVGQVGHRQNGWAAGTQVHILSQGPDEAAFTPLGVQHELCSMMLSDHFSIDHEKCGTFRESCLLYFKVQFQSNTSEISSVILLGFTNIGSFRWILFTLLLVIYFGTICGNLLIIALVSTSQNLHSPMYFFLTHLSISDIMLITDIAPYALYGLLVEVGIMCFRCCFAQYFFFGVPLCFECLLLAVMSFDRYLAICNPLRYMSIMTMVFCRNVACVSWILSLIAVWLEIMTLSKLDFCGPNVIDHFLCDMSPLLQLSCSDTSMVELEITLLCIPVLILPFFFIISTYICIISSILRIKSVTRRQKAFSTCSSHLTVVSIFYGTLSSTYVLPARGETMQLSKALSLLYTVGTPLLNPIIYSLRNKDIKQAFTKFIKKLSLSTAD, encoded by the exons ATGCCAGAGACGGCTGGTagtggacgagaggtggagtttgagcCCACAGGCAAGATGGGCGAGATGGATGGGTGGGACACATATGAGAGTGCCGTGAGACAGGAGAAATTTGAGAGGGTCGGGCAGGTGGGACACAGGCAAAATGGATGGGCTGCAGGAACACAG GTCCATATTCTCTCACAAGGTCCAGATGAAGCTGCTTTTACACCTCTTGGCGTTCAACATGAGTTATGCTCAATGATGCTCTCGGATCATTTCTCAATTGACCACGAGAAATGTGGAACATTTAGAGAGTCTTGTTTACTGTATTTCAAG GTTCAATTTCAAAGTAACACAAGTGAGATTTCCTCAGTGATTCTCCTGGGATTTACTAACATTGGAAGCTTTAGATGGATTCTTTTCACTCTCCTCCTCGTGATTTATTTTGGGacaatatgtgggaacctcctgatcatcgcCCTGGTGTCCACCAGCCAGAACCTCCactctcccatgtacttcttcctcaCCCATCTTTCCATCTCTGACATCATGTTGATCACAGACATTGCCCCTTATGCCCTTTATGGCTTACTGGTTGAGGTAGGGATCATGTGTTTCAGATGCTGTTTTGCTCAATATTTCTTTTTCGGTGTTCCATTATGTTTTGAATGTCTTCTTCTTGCCGTCATGTCTTTTGATCGATATTTGGCCATTTGTAATCCACTTCGTTATATGTCTATCATGACCATGGTATTTTGTCGGAATGTGGCCTGTGTGTCATGGATTCTGAGCCTGATTGCAGTTTGGCTGGAAATAATGACTTTGAGCAAGCTGGACTTCTGTGGACCCAATGTCATTGATCATTTTCTATGTGATATGTCTCCCCTTCTCCAACTGTCCTGTTCCGATACCTCGATGGTGGAACTAGAGATCACCTTACTTTGCATTCCTGTGTTGATTCTGCCTTTCTTTTTCATAATTTCCACATATATTTGTATTATCTCTTCCATCTTAAGGATCAAGTCAGTTACACGGAGGCAGAAAGCTTTCTCCACATGCAGCTCCCACCTGACTGTGGTCTCCATATTTTATGGAACATTATCCAGCACGTATGTTCTTCCTGCCAGAGGAGAAACCATGCAATTAAGTAAAGCTCTGTCTCTTCTATACACTGTGGGGACCCCATTGTTGAACCCCATTATATATAGTCTAAGGAATAAAGATATCAAGCAGGCGTTTACCAAATTTATTAAGAAATTATCTCTCAGTACAGCGGACTAA